A genomic segment from Leptolyngbya boryana PCC 6306 encodes:
- a CDS encoding amidohydrolase family protein, with translation MALYAELHRHLGGSVVPRILWRYLERSESDLIERFSNYPEFEDFYTRPRNTLDEYLELHTIVEGVQTAEALPYFIYRLMRGAYIFENLAYLELRYTPYLRTNPNLDQSRRIEQMTEIAQIVGRSSRLKEYPIVSSQILCMHSKLPYEVNRAIVDLAAQMPENICAIDLAGGDAYYGERMEEFIELFEYARSLNIKATCHLYETEGHYPELLPFLNRIGHGIQIPLRYPHLLKEVAQRKQCLEVCPTTYLKTGTLQEIRQLKQVFDQCFDAGVDIAICTDNAGLNDVRLPFEYETLLTQDVIGFEELQACQDAAFRHAFAWQYAQRPASLLDRLLKSEAS, from the coding sequence GTGGCTTTATACGCAGAATTGCATCGTCACTTGGGTGGATCGGTTGTGCCTCGGATTCTCTGGCGTTATTTAGAACGAAGTGAATCAGATTTAATTGAACGGTTTTCCAATTATCCGGAGTTTGAGGATTTTTATACTCGACCTCGCAATACCTTGGATGAGTACTTGGAATTGCATACGATCGTGGAAGGGGTGCAAACGGCGGAAGCGTTGCCCTATTTCATTTATCGTTTGATGCGCGGAGCTTATATTTTCGAGAATTTGGCGTATTTGGAGCTTCGCTATACGCCTTATTTGCGAACGAATCCGAATTTGGATCAATCGCGTCGGATTGAGCAAATGACTGAAATTGCTCAGATTGTGGGGCGATCGAGTCGATTGAAAGAGTATCCGATCGTCAGTAGTCAAATCCTGTGTATGCACTCGAAGCTGCCGTATGAGGTGAATCGAGCGATCGTAGATTTGGCGGCGCAGATGCCGGAGAATATTTGCGCGATCGATTTGGCAGGCGGTGATGCCTACTATGGGGAGCGAATGGAAGAGTTTATCGAGTTGTTTGAATATGCTCGATCGCTCAATATCAAAGCGACTTGCCATTTGTATGAAACGGAAGGACATTATCCGGAATTGCTGCCATTTTTGAATCGCATCGGGCATGGGATTCAGATTCCGCTTCGGTATCCGCATCTGTTGAAAGAAGTCGCGCAACGGAAGCAATGTTTGGAGGTTTGTCCGACGACTTATCTGAAAACGGGAACGCTTCAGGAGATTCGCCAACTCAAACAGGTGTTTGATCAATGCTTTGACGCAGGCGTTGATATTGCGATCTGTACAGATAATGCGGGTTTGAATGATGTACGACTGCCGTTTGAGTATGAAACGCTTCTGACACAGGATGTGATTGGGTTTGAAGAGTTGCAGGCTTGTCAGGATGCAGCGTTTCGTCATGCGTTTGCGTGGCAATATGCTCAGCGTCCAGCTTCATTGCTCGATCGATTGTTGAAATCGGAGGCGAGTTAA
- a CDS encoding ABC transporter permease, translating into MKRFFRVFKTLLLVYYAYMVEYRAELILWVLSGSLPIILMGVWIQAAQQSNFGLSPTDFARYFLSVFLVRQLTVVWVIWEFEREVVEGKLSLRLLQPLDPAWHHMFSHVSERFARIPFAILLIVLFFLLYPTAIWVPSVGTVLLFVVSIVLAFSLNFLIQYTLALCAFWTERASSLQEFWFLLYLFLSGVIAPLEVFPPVVKTLALFTPFPYLVNFPASLLVGLPTNPAQGFLVMAGWIVGFLALNRWLWRQGLKQYSGMGA; encoded by the coding sequence ATGAAACGGTTCTTTCGTGTGTTCAAAACCTTGCTGCTGGTGTATTACGCCTATATGGTGGAATATCGAGCAGAGTTAATTCTGTGGGTGCTTTCAGGATCATTGCCCATTATTTTGATGGGAGTGTGGATACAAGCTGCTCAGCAAAGCAATTTTGGACTTTCTCCTACCGATTTTGCACGCTACTTTTTATCCGTGTTTTTAGTGCGGCAATTGACGGTTGTGTGGGTGATTTGGGAGTTTGAACGGGAAGTTGTCGAAGGCAAGCTCTCACTCAGATTGTTACAACCGCTTGATCCGGCTTGGCATCATATGTTTTCGCATGTTTCAGAACGGTTTGCTCGGATTCCTTTTGCGATATTGCTGATTGTTTTATTCTTTCTCCTTTACCCAACTGCAATCTGGGTTCCGAGCGTTGGAACAGTGTTGCTGTTTGTGGTGTCGATCGTATTAGCTTTCTCGCTAAACTTTCTGATTCAGTACACTTTGGCACTCTGTGCGTTTTGGACAGAGCGGGCAAGTTCATTGCAAGAATTCTGGTTTTTGCTGTATCTATTTTTGTCTGGGGTGATTGCACCGCTTGAAGTCTTTCCGCCTGTCGTGAAAACACTCGCTTTGTTTACGCCGTTCCCTTATTTAGTCAATTTTCCAGCAAGCTTGCTGGTTGGATTACCAACGAATCCAGCGCAAGGATTTTTAGTGATGGCAGGTTGGATTGTCGGATTTCTCGCGCTCAATCGTTGGTTGTGGCGGCAAGGCTTGAAACAATATTCGGGGATGGGAGCATGA
- a CDS encoding ABC transporter permease, giving the protein MRRYFQVLRLFWSTAIAAELEYRINFLIAALTSLGGLVGSWFGLFLFYRTGYTFAGWRWEEALIVVGVFTLLEGFSSTFLAPNLNRIVRHVQEGTLDFVLLKPISSQFWLSGHTISPWGIPDIIFGTIVIFYAGTRLGIGANAYLLSLIPLVFGLAILYSLWFILGATSIWFVKIYNVTEVLRGLIEAGRYPMAAYPIAYQFFFTFIVPVAFLTTIPAEAMLGRVEFEWMLGAGGLAIALLFVAHSFWRFALRFYTSASS; this is encoded by the coding sequence ATGAGACGGTATTTTCAAGTGCTGCGATTGTTCTGGAGTACTGCGATCGCTGCTGAACTAGAGTATCGCATTAACTTCCTAATCGCGGCACTGACAAGCTTAGGCGGATTAGTCGGAAGTTGGTTTGGATTATTTCTCTTTTATCGAACAGGCTACACCTTTGCTGGATGGAGATGGGAAGAAGCATTGATCGTTGTGGGAGTATTCACATTACTAGAAGGCTTTTCCAGTACCTTTCTCGCACCCAATCTGAACCGAATTGTGCGACATGTGCAGGAAGGAACCTTGGATTTTGTGTTGCTAAAACCGATTAGTTCTCAGTTTTGGTTGTCTGGGCATACCATCTCACCTTGGGGAATTCCCGATATTATTTTTGGCACGATCGTCATTTTTTATGCGGGCACTCGATTAGGGATTGGGGCGAATGCGTATTTGCTCAGTCTGATTCCATTAGTTTTCGGATTAGCAATTCTCTATAGCTTGTGGTTCATATTGGGGGCGACAAGCATTTGGTTTGTCAAAATCTACAATGTGACGGAAGTGTTGCGGGGATTGATTGAAGCAGGACGGTATCCGATGGCAGCTTATCCGATCGCGTATCAATTCTTTTTTACGTTTATTGTTCCCGTTGCTTTTCTCACGACCATTCCAGCCGAAGCCATGTTAGGACGAGTCGAGTTTGAATGGATGCTTGGAGCGGGAGGTTTAGCGATCGCACTTTTATTTGTTGCACACAGTTTTTGGCGATTTGCGCTGAGATTCTACACCAGTGCATCTAGTTAG
- a CDS encoding gamma-glutamyl-gamma-aminobutyrate hydrolase family protein yields MTRAPLIGITTHSRNATNEVVLPGTYVDAVQSVGGNPILLPPTQSHLESLLDAIDGLILSGGGDIHPIHYNGEDHPEIYGIDDDRDTFEITLAKLALMREIPVLGICRGMQVLTVATGGGLIPHVPEVFGDSIDHRLDNPRRPIPHEIEVLAESRLSELLGKTQMNIVSWHHQAVEFHSDVWKLAARSNDGLIEALEHSEHPWAIALQWHPELSMQDPAHQRFFRSFIDACKK; encoded by the coding sequence ATGACTCGTGCGCCCTTAATCGGAATTACGACCCACAGCCGCAATGCGACCAATGAAGTTGTGCTACCTGGAACTTATGTAGATGCAGTGCAATCGGTTGGCGGCAATCCAATTTTGCTTCCTCCTACTCAAAGTCATCTTGAATCGTTGCTCGATGCGATCGATGGGTTGATTCTCTCCGGAGGCGGGGATATTCATCCGATTCATTACAATGGCGAAGATCATCCTGAGATTTACGGGATAGATGACGATCGCGATACGTTTGAGATTACGCTAGCAAAGTTAGCATTGATGCGGGAAATTCCAGTACTGGGGATTTGCCGGGGAATGCAGGTTTTGACTGTGGCAACGGGAGGTGGATTGATTCCGCATGTGCCCGAAGTCTTTGGAGATAGCATTGATCATCGGTTAGATAATCCGCGTCGTCCGATTCCCCATGAGATTGAAGTACTAGCTGAGAGCCGATTGTCGGAGCTATTAGGCAAGACTCAGATGAATATTGTGTCTTGGCATCATCAGGCAGTTGAGTTTCATTCGGATGTGTGGAAGTTGGCGGCTCGCTCCAACGATGGATTAATCGAGGCGTTAGAGCATTCAGAGCATCCTTGGGCGATCGCGTTGCAATGGCATCCAGAATTGTCCATGCAAGATCCAGCGCATCAGAGATTCTTTCGATCGTTTATAGACGCTTGTAAGAAATGA
- a CDS encoding fasciclin domain-containing protein: MTNLLQTAAEVGSFKTLLSAIDKAGIAPELENLDGSFTLLAPTDAAFEKLPVGMLDELLQDLPKLRRVLSYHVLPGDVRFEDLTEIEEAPTLEGSVIAVDHQGGIKVNDLAIAQADILAENGVIHAIEGVLMPALLAGG; this comes from the coding sequence ATGACGAATCTTTTGCAAACAGCGGCTGAAGTCGGATCATTTAAGACGTTGTTGAGCGCGATCGACAAAGCCGGAATCGCACCCGAATTAGAAAATCTCGATGGGTCTTTTACACTGCTCGCTCCCACCGATGCAGCCTTTGAAAAATTACCAGTGGGAATGCTAGATGAATTGCTACAAGACTTGCCCAAACTACGGAGAGTCTTGAGCTATCACGTTTTGCCAGGAGACGTGAGGTTTGAGGATTTGACTGAGATTGAAGAAGCACCTACTTTAGAAGGCTCAGTGATTGCAGTCGATCATCAAGGCGGCATCAAAGTGAATGATCTGGCGATCGCACAAGCCGATATCTTGGCAGAAAATGGCGTGATTCATGCGATCGAGGGTGTGTTGATGCCTGCACTGCTCGCAGGAGGCTAA
- a CDS encoding MFS transporter yields the protein MSTFAKLTPRTQRNLGVLFTAGLLFWASLASLLPTLPLYVKSIGAPDDQLGMVMGAFAIGLLLFRPQAGQTADQQGRKIVLLIGISAATLAPVCHLLTQSIPVLMLIRAFHGLSIAAFTTAYSSLVVDLAPPENRGELIGYMSLVNPIGMALGPALGGYLQELTTYAPVFVMSSILGLISMTCAMFVKAPPVMYAPQDQKEKDQFWQLLISDRIRVPTITMLLVGIAFGAIATFVPLYIKDSGVGLNPGLFYTAAAITSFLTRFVAGKASDRYGRGRFITAGLLGYAISMLVLWQATDANQFLLAGAIEGFGGGTFLPIMIALVADRCQPFERGRIFGLFVGGFDLGIALAGPILGLVSNIVGYRSLYLVAACVAFAGLIVFMTLSSKSVADSFRFALGYGKDPYAVSKVG from the coding sequence TTGAGTACGTTTGCCAAGTTGACCCCTCGGACGCAGCGGAATTTAGGGGTGCTATTTACGGCGGGATTGCTATTTTGGGCAAGTCTAGCAAGCCTGCTTCCCACCTTGCCCCTCTATGTCAAATCGATCGGCGCGCCCGATGATCAACTTGGTATGGTGATGGGAGCATTTGCGATCGGGTTATTACTCTTTCGTCCTCAAGCTGGTCAGACAGCCGATCAGCAGGGACGAAAGATTGTCCTACTGATTGGAATTTCAGCCGCAACCCTTGCTCCAGTCTGTCATTTACTGACCCAATCGATTCCAGTCCTGATGCTGATTCGAGCATTTCATGGACTGAGTATTGCAGCTTTCACAACCGCTTATAGTTCACTGGTCGTTGATCTTGCACCGCCAGAAAATCGCGGGGAGTTGATCGGTTACATGAGCTTGGTCAATCCGATTGGAATGGCATTAGGACCAGCGCTTGGCGGATATTTGCAAGAGTTGACGACTTATGCACCTGTGTTTGTGATGAGTTCAATTCTTGGCTTGATTAGCATGACTTGTGCGATGTTTGTGAAAGCTCCGCCTGTCATGTATGCTCCTCAAGACCAAAAAGAAAAAGATCAGTTCTGGCAGTTGTTGATCAGCGATCGCATTCGAGTTCCAACGATTACCATGCTGCTCGTCGGCATCGCATTTGGTGCGATCGCAACATTCGTACCGCTTTATATCAAAGATTCAGGAGTTGGACTCAATCCAGGACTGTTCTACACAGCAGCAGCAATCACAAGCTTTTTAACCCGGTTTGTCGCAGGAAAAGCCAGCGATCGCTATGGGCGAGGTCGATTTATTACGGCTGGTCTGTTGGGCTATGCCATCTCAATGCTGGTTCTGTGGCAAGCAACCGATGCCAATCAATTTCTCTTAGCCGGAGCGATCGAAGGATTTGGAGGCGGCACATTTTTGCCGATTATGATTGCATTAGTTGCCGATCGCTGTCAGCCTTTTGAGCGGGGACGAATTTTTGGATTATTTGTCGGGGGTTTCGATTTAGGAATTGCGTTGGCAGGTCCGATTCTGGGTCTCGTTTCTAATATTGTCGGCTATCGCAGTTTGTATCTCGTTGCGGCTTGTGTGGCGTTTGCTGGCTTGATTGTGTTTATGACGTTATCGAGTAAGAGCGTTGCTGATTCATTTCGATTCGCCTTGGGGTATGGAAAAGATCCGTATGCAGTTTCTAAAGTGGGTTGA
- a CDS encoding SIS domain-containing protein: protein MNVPHFMLKEIHQQPDVIRHQLDRTISIGIPDRINILACGTSLNAGLIGQFLFEQIAQIPTQVRSSSESLSAPLLETPNTITIAITQSGETADTIAALQQVQSKRVAITNGIDSTITRFADHTIYTNAGEEKSVAATKTFTSQIVLFYKLAFQIAHENQKLSDREFASHLESLKQIPQQMEKLLNENTIVELAQTLKETRDLIILGSGINTAIAVEGALKLKEATYTHAEGYAAGEFLHGPIALLDAEIPTLAIVTEDDSRIQKTIDRIRAHGNHVIEITAKSVPELFSPFLAVVALQLLAYHLATLRGIDVDRPRNIAKYLTT from the coding sequence ATGAATGTTCCTCATTTCATGCTCAAAGAGATTCACCAACAGCCAGACGTGATTCGTCATCAACTCGATCGGACAATTTCAATTGGAATTCCCGATCGCATCAACATTCTGGCATGTGGAACTAGCCTGAACGCAGGTTTGATTGGGCAATTTCTATTTGAGCAGATTGCTCAAATTCCTACTCAAGTGCGATCGTCGTCTGAATCTCTTTCAGCCCCACTGCTGGAAACTCCAAATACAATTACGATCGCGATTACACAATCTGGTGAAACAGCCGATACAATTGCTGCACTTCAACAAGTTCAATCGAAGCGAGTTGCCATTACCAATGGAATTGACAGCACAATTACTCGATTTGCTGATCACACAATTTATACAAATGCAGGTGAAGAGAAAAGCGTTGCTGCAACTAAAACATTTACATCACAGATTGTACTTTTTTACAAGTTAGCATTTCAAATTGCACATGAGAATCAAAAACTCAGCGATCGAGAATTTGCATCACATCTTGAATCACTCAAGCAAATCCCACAACAAATGGAGAAATTGCTAAATGAGAATACAATCGTCGAACTTGCTCAAACTCTAAAAGAAACGCGCGATCTGATCATTTTAGGCTCGGGAATTAATACTGCGATCGCAGTAGAAGGCGCATTAAAACTCAAAGAAGCAACTTACACACATGCAGAAGGGTATGCTGCCGGAGAATTTCTTCATGGTCCGATCGCATTGCTCGACGCAGAAATTCCGACATTAGCGATCGTGACAGAAGATGATTCTCGTATACAAAAAACAATCGATCGGATTCGTGCTCATGGAAATCATGTGATCGAGATAACCGCAAAATCAGTCCCCGAATTGTTCAGTCCATTCCTTGCAGTTGTGGCTTTGCAACTGTTGGCTTACCACTTAGCAACCCTACGCGGGATAGATGTTGACCGACCCAGAAATATTGCAAAATATCTCACGACTTAA
- a CDS encoding S-layer homology domain-containing protein, whose translation MTSSPDPRHRLTSDELIAMFVAFLSIGGIFFWALGQQDSGFDLGSLIGSPKPTASSAPLPSGTAAPNAIVGTAPASPLPQATLAVPQIEATDAPQPNVQTMVPSIQTPIATVPAPNPALPNLVPSPNTPASPGVAKPITGFSDVPSDFWAGAYIGELSRRGIISGFDGGVFKPNESLTRAQFASLLGKAFGKPKQRQSVEFQDVPANYWAKSAIDDAIQTGFMSGYSEGDFRPDQQIPLYQLQVALAAGLKLQPQTPVAQTLTNFKDAAQLPKWSQEKVAAAIDSGLITGYPSPQELTPTRTATRADAAALIYQALVKEGRITPTK comes from the coding sequence ATGACTTCTTCTCCAGATCCTCGTCATCGTCTCACGTCCGATGAACTCATCGCGATGTTTGTGGCGTTCCTTAGCATTGGGGGCATCTTCTTCTGGGCACTGGGTCAGCAAGACTCCGGCTTTGATCTCGGCTCCCTGATAGGTTCACCAAAACCTACAGCTTCTTCTGCGCCTTTACCGAGTGGAACGGCTGCACCGAATGCGATCGTCGGAACAGCACCCGCATCACCTCTACCGCAAGCGACATTAGCTGTTCCGCAAATTGAGGCGACAGATGCACCACAGCCTAATGTGCAAACGATGGTTCCCAGTATTCAAACGCCGATCGCAACTGTTCCGGCTCCCAATCCTGCGTTGCCAAATCTGGTTCCGTCTCCAAATACTCCTGCATCGCCAGGAGTTGCGAAGCCAATCACTGGATTTTCAGATGTGCCCAGCGATTTTTGGGCAGGCGCTTATATTGGGGAATTGTCACGTCGTGGAATTATTAGCGGATTTGACGGTGGAGTCTTTAAGCCAAATGAATCGCTCACCCGCGCACAATTTGCTTCCTTATTAGGCAAAGCATTTGGGAAACCGAAACAGCGACAAAGCGTTGAATTTCAAGATGTGCCTGCAAATTATTGGGCAAAATCCGCGATCGATGATGCGATTCAGACTGGATTTATGAGTGGATATTCGGAAGGCGATTTCCGTCCCGATCAGCAAATCCCGTTATATCAGCTTCAAGTCGCACTTGCCGCAGGGTTAAAACTTCAACCTCAAACGCCTGTAGCGCAAACGTTGACAAACTTTAAAGATGCAGCCCAGTTGCCAAAATGGTCACAAGAGAAAGTTGCAGCCGCGATCGACTCAGGACTCATCACAGGATATCCCAGTCCTCAAGAACTCACTCCAACTCGCACTGCAACGCGAGCAGATGCGGCAGCGCTGATCTATCAAGCACTGGTGAAAGAGGGGCGGATTACACCGACGAAGTAG
- a CDS encoding WD40 domain-containing protein produces MSHAQLALKTGQAKLWILLVGVSQYHDQRFPILQYSTVDTQRLADAFTEVIQEFPDTSLKLHHDNALPPTLSEVRSSLQDIVEHAKPDDTVLFYFAGHGALDSRMQQVVFCLADTQKDAMLQTGLSAISLLGSLGNCAAKQQILWIDACHANGMTLQTDTPEILDNPTWQLSEMFRQRASQNPGFQALLSCDHKQQSWKFPELGHSIFSHFLIEGLRGGAANPQGIVTASVLGNYVHDRMIQYIDRTNQQLEWLHRDGENRSSKAIVQKPARFGNAQLQLPIGVRPKDPLEYLFPEIKAPDIEPPLARSASRRKPTLDAQNLIPPPIEKPTTIEPTIPPFQKIVPEQPAPEPIPEVISIEPVLPKAQEPVSEFVEPSVLDANLPTPLIEAPEVEEIPVEPTPPIEPAIDEIELARPEIPEPISLQETQPEANVSAAPEPSSDLNSIQQPVADSPISFAPSPIEEPRLEVVEPIAIAPAVSEVSLEWVESAPLTQEPSPPNEIEPEHEAAASDLAESIALGSHSVESQHALPEVADSIAPVKPPRTRPDTQRQVQRFQRVIKKRWNSAAIAFNGTVRGATQSVGNFATSQQTQAKQQVSLLRNSLSKKIGSLSQATRQAANSGQTLYRQSVAEANHIATDTVQNLDRSTRNLHQTANTAWSKAAERTQAPETRQLATTALKTLGVVTLSMAGIGAYMYRNDRIHQVQTLSSTATTQMQSNQDSQALATALKAGQMLQSVDRPWNFVPESLKLSAIATLQQAVSMAEGSSTPIGAGFSNATLSPDQKTFAVSTRKNTIQIWRQNDAQLQQRETELSGHKAAIAKLIFSPDGKRLASSSADKTIKIWDVEKGILIQTLAAHTQAVTALSFRSDGEVLASGSADQTIKLWGISNGRILDTFKGHNAVASVIRFSPDGRILAAGTTTNTIHLWYPDSQNPVLLGSHDRTAVGQGINDLAFTPDGKTIASAGVDKTIRLWNVGSATTEREAIPTQTLTGHEEEVTSLSFNASGQILASGGRDRTIRLWNMQDGTFLKTLLGAKDPIEQLTFTANDQSLSSVGNQYGLKIWNLDLNSLMKTGCQLAGSRTIGCS; encoded by the coding sequence ATGAGTCACGCCCAACTCGCGCTCAAAACTGGTCAAGCGAAACTCTGGATTCTCCTTGTGGGAGTTAGCCAGTACCACGATCAGCGATTTCCGATCCTGCAATACTCCACAGTCGATACTCAGCGGCTGGCAGATGCCTTCACAGAAGTCATTCAGGAATTTCCTGATACCAGCCTGAAACTGCATCACGATAACGCGCTACCCCCGACCCTGAGCGAAGTGCGATCGAGCCTGCAAGACATTGTGGAACATGCCAAGCCAGACGATACGGTTCTGTTCTATTTTGCTGGACATGGGGCACTCGACTCGCGAATGCAGCAAGTCGTATTCTGCTTAGCTGACACGCAGAAAGATGCCATGCTGCAAACGGGATTAAGCGCGATTAGTCTCTTGGGATCACTTGGAAACTGCGCGGCAAAACAGCAAATCCTCTGGATAGATGCATGTCATGCAAATGGAATGACGCTGCAAACTGATACACCTGAAATTTTAGATAATCCAACCTGGCAATTGAGCGAGATGTTTCGGCAACGCGCATCTCAGAATCCCGGATTTCAAGCGTTACTGTCTTGCGATCACAAGCAACAGTCCTGGAAATTTCCCGAATTGGGTCACAGCATTTTTAGCCATTTCTTGATTGAAGGATTGCGCGGAGGAGCCGCAAATCCTCAAGGCATCGTCACAGCTTCTGTTTTGGGAAATTACGTTCACGATCGCATGATTCAATACATCGATCGCACGAATCAGCAGTTGGAATGGCTGCACCGAGATGGAGAAAATCGTTCTTCCAAAGCCATCGTGCAAAAACCTGCTCGATTCGGTAATGCCCAACTGCAACTCCCAATCGGTGTTCGCCCCAAAGATCCATTAGAGTATCTATTTCCAGAGATCAAAGCACCTGATATTGAACCACCGCTTGCTCGATCTGCCTCGAGACGCAAGCCAACGCTTGATGCGCAAAACCTCATTCCACCCCCGATCGAGAAACCAACCACGATCGAGCCAACGATTCCACCCTTCCAAAAGATTGTTCCTGAACAACCTGCTCCTGAACCAATCCCAGAAGTAATCTCGATCGAGCCAGTCCTGCCAAAAGCGCAAGAGCCTGTTTCCGAATTCGTTGAGCCTTCTGTTCTCGACGCAAACCTGCCAACCCCATTAATTGAAGCTCCAGAAGTCGAAGAGATTCCGGTCGAACCGACTCCACCCATTGAGCCAGCAATTGATGAGATCGAGCTGGCGCGACCAGAAATCCCAGAACCAATTTCACTTCAGGAAACACAACCAGAAGCCAACGTTTCCGCTGCACCGGAACCTAGCTCAGACCTTAACTCGATTCAACAACCCGTTGCAGATTCTCCGATTTCCTTCGCACCGAGTCCTATCGAAGAACCACGGTTAGAAGTGGTCGAGCCAATCGCAATCGCCCCTGCCGTTTCGGAAGTTTCCCTCGAATGGGTAGAGTCGGCTCCACTGACGCAAGAACCAAGTCCACCCAACGAGATCGAACCAGAACACGAAGCCGCCGCTTCCGACCTCGCAGAATCGATCGCACTCGGCTCTCACTCAGTTGAATCTCAACACGCTTTGCCTGAAGTTGCAGACTCGATCGCGCCTGTTAAACCCCCTCGAACACGCCCTGACACTCAACGGCAGGTTCAGCGCTTCCAGCGCGTGATAAAAAAACGCTGGAATTCGGCAGCGATCGCGTTTAATGGAACAGTTCGCGGAGCCACCCAATCGGTCGGGAACTTTGCAACATCCCAACAAACGCAGGCGAAACAGCAAGTGTCCCTCCTTCGCAACTCACTCTCGAAAAAGATCGGTTCGCTGAGCCAGGCGACCCGCCAAGCCGCAAATTCTGGTCAAACTCTTTATCGTCAAAGTGTGGCTGAAGCGAATCACATCGCCACTGATACAGTTCAAAATCTCGATCGCTCCACCCGCAACCTCCATCAAACTGCGAATACTGCCTGGAGCAAAGCGGCTGAGCGTACACAAGCCCCTGAAACTCGCCAACTGGCAACAACGGCACTCAAAACGCTAGGAGTCGTTACGCTTAGCATGGCAGGCATTGGAGCCTATATGTACCGCAACGATCGGATTCATCAGGTTCAAACTCTCTCTAGCACTGCAACAACGCAAATGCAGTCGAATCAAGACAGCCAAGCCTTAGCAACCGCCCTCAAAGCGGGGCAAATGTTGCAAAGCGTCGATCGTCCCTGGAATTTTGTGCCAGAGAGTTTGAAATTGAGCGCGATCGCCACGCTTCAACAAGCTGTCTCGATGGCTGAAGGTAGCTCAACACCAATCGGTGCTGGATTTTCCAATGCCACTCTCAGTCCTGATCAAAAAACTTTTGCCGTTTCAACGCGCAAGAACACGATTCAGATTTGGCGACAAAACGACGCTCAACTTCAACAACGTGAAACAGAATTGAGTGGACACAAAGCTGCGATCGCCAAACTCATCTTCAGTCCAGATGGAAAACGCCTTGCTTCATCAAGTGCAGATAAGACGATCAAAATTTGGGATGTCGAAAAAGGCATTCTGATTCAAACTTTAGCTGCCCATACTCAAGCTGTCACAGCCCTCAGCTTCCGCTCCGACGGTGAAGTTCTCGCATCGGGCAGTGCCGATCAGACGATCAAACTCTGGGGCATCTCAAATGGTCGCATCCTCGACACCTTTAAAGGACATAATGCAGTCGCGAGTGTGATTCGATTCAGTCCTGATGGTCGCATCCTCGCGGCTGGAACCACAACGAACACCATCCATCTCTGGTATCCCGATAGTCAAAATCCGGTTCTCCTCGGCAGTCACGACCGCACAGCAGTCGGGCAAGGCATCAACGATTTGGCTTTCACACCGGACGGCAAAACGATCGCATCCGCTGGAGTTGATAAAACAATTCGACTTTGGAATGTTGGCTCAGCAACGACCGAACGCGAAGCCATTCCCACGCAAACGCTGACCGGGCATGAAGAGGAAGTCACCAGTTTAAGCTTTAATGCTAGTGGACAAATTTTGGCATCCGGCGGACGCGATCGCACGATTCGTCTCTGGAATATGCAGGATGGAACTTTCCTCAAAACCCTCCTCGGCGCTAAAGATCCGATCGAGCAACTGACATTCACCGCCAATGACCAATCCTTGTCCAGTGTCGGCAACCAGTATGGCTTGAAGATTTGGAACCTTGATCTCAACTCACTGATGAAGACAGGCTGTCAATTGGCGGGAAGTCGGACAATAGGATGTTCTTGA
- a CDS encoding deaminase domain-containing protein → METDAEYKILSALALTLLEELKQVQVEGKLYLYTERKPCESCQNILRQFRELFPSVGISVVWDHPYP, encoded by the coding sequence ATGGAGACTGATGCAGAATATAAGATTCTGTCCGCACTTGCTCTAACTCTACTTGAAGAGTTAAAGCAAGTTCAAGTTGAAGGAAAACTTTACCTCTATACTGAAAGGAAACCTTGTGAGAGTTGCCAAAATATTTTGCGACAGTTTAGGGAACTCTTTCCAAGTGTAGGAATCAGTGTTGTCTGGGATCATCCTTATCCTTAG